CAGCCGTGATGCCAGCGAAATCGAAATCAAGCAAGCATATTTTGGGCTGGTGCGTGAGCACTCACCTGAGCACGATCCCGAAGGATTTAAACGAATCCGGGCAGCGTATGACAAAATCCGGTCTGCCAAAACCCGCACCGAAACCGATCTGTTTCTGGTTGAATCACCCACGCTGGCCGATCTCCGCGCACAGTTTATTCGCACCTCGGTACCGTTGCCGGAACTGACACCGGAACTGATCAAGGCAGATTTGTTGGCCTTGGAAACCACTTTGATTTATGAAGAAGTTGTAATGAGTCTTCAATAGATTGAAACTATCCCAAAATTGAAGACGTATCTGGCGGCAATTCCAAAACACCTGCTTTTCAAATCATCTAAAATCAAACGGATTCATCTTTCGAGGAGAGCAAACTGATGCTTAGTCTGACCCTTACGTTTCGTCGCTTGAGTGCCGCGACGCTCTCAGCCCTATTGCTTGGAGGCAGCTCACTTCCTGCCCTGGCCCAGAATCCCAATCCGACACCGGAATCGCTGGTTGCCGTCAACACCCCAACCGATGGCATTGTTCGAACGCAACCGCCCGCCACCTCAACGTCTACTCAAGATTCAGCCACCAGTACCGCCAAACAAGAACCAAAAGCGGTTGATACCTTGCCAACGGAACGCGTCGGCGTGGATCGAAGCAAAGTGCTCAAACTGGCCCTCCACGATGCGATTTTGATGGCGCTCAACAGCAACATTGATATCGAAGTTGAGCGCGGCAACGTTCAGATTGCCCAGTATGATATGGAAGGCTCGCGCGGCGCCTATGATCCATTGCTCAGCTCGCAATTCAATTTCAATTCGTCAGTGACACCGGAAACCCGAACGTTTGTGGGTGCCCAGGGGGGATCGGTCGCCAGCAAGCAACTAGATTTCAACGCCGCGCTTCGCCAGTCGCTTACAACGGGTGGAAATTATCAAATCAGTTTTAACAACTCGCGCCAGCAAACCAACGCTCAATCCCAGGGATTAAATCCGCAATACTTTTCCGAACTGCGCTTTCAATTTACCCAGCCGTTAATGCGCAACTACCGCTCCAGCCAGAACGAGCGGTTGATCAAGATCAACAAAAAGCAATTGACGCTCAGTGACAGTGCTTTCCGCCAACGCGTGATCACCACGATTTCACGTGTCCAGGCGGCCTACTGGGATCTGGTGTTTGCCATCCGTAACAGCCAGATTTCCCGCGAAGCGGTTGAACTGGCCGACGTCACGCTACGCAATAACCTCCGTCAGGTTGAAGTCGGCACGCTCGCCCCAATCGAAATTGTCTCAGCTCGCGCCGATCTTGAAAGCCGCAAAGACACCGCCATTTCAGCCCTCCAGCAAGTGACAATTGCTGAAAACGCGCTCAAAGCGTTGATTTTGGGCGACCCACTGGCTGACCAGTGGAACGCGGTGATTGAACCAACCGAAAAAGTGGAGTTTACCGCGATTGACATTACCCTGGATGACGCGATTAAAAGTGCCTTGCAAAATCGCCCGGAAGTGGAACAAATCAAGCTTCGACAAGAGCTGAAAAATGTTGACCTTCAATTCTTCCGTAATCAGGAAAAACCACAGGTTGATTTTGTTGCCAGCTATATACTCTCTGGATTAGCCGGTCAAACTTCGAGTGATTCATCCTCGTTCGCACCACAGACAGCCGCCGATCAATTACGTTCGTCAATCTACTCGTTCAACCAGCAACTGGGTCAGCCGACTCTGATCAATCCAATTACCCGACAGCAACAGTCTGTCATCCCAGACCGCTTTGTGGGTGGGTATGGAGCAGCGTTGTCAAATGTCTTTTCATTTGATTTCCGAAGCTACAACCTGGGTGTGAATTTTAGCTTTTCATTTCGCAACCGGACCGCCAAAGCCAATATCGGTCGTACCCTGGCTGAAAATCGCCAACTGCAGGCTCAGGAACGGCAAACAGTGCAGACGATTCAAGCCGAAGTTCGCAACGCCGTCCAGGCCGTGCTCTCAGCCCGGCAACGCTATGAAGCCGCCCGCGCCGCTCGCATTGCGGCCAAAGAACAGCTTGAAGGCGAACAGAAAAAGTACGAAGCTGGTA
The sequence above is a segment of the Acidobacteriota bacterium genome. Coding sequences within it:
- a CDS encoding DnaJ domain-containing protein, with the translated sequence MNKLPSVENPYAVLGISRDASEIEIKQAYFGLVREHSPEHDPEGFKRIRAAYDKIRSAKTRTETDLFLVESPTLADLRAQFIRTSVPLPELTPELIKADLLALETTLIYEEVVMSLQ
- a CDS encoding TolC family protein is translated as MLSLTLTFRRLSAATLSALLLGGSSLPALAQNPNPTPESLVAVNTPTDGIVRTQPPATSTSTQDSATSTAKQEPKAVDTLPTERVGVDRSKVLKLALHDAILMALNSNIDIEVERGNVQIAQYDMEGSRGAYDPLLSSQFNFNSSVTPETRTFVGAQGGSVASKQLDFNAALRQSLTTGGNYQISFNNSRQQTNAQSQGLNPQYFSELRFQFTQPLMRNYRSSQNERLIKINKKQLTLSDSAFRQRVITTISRVQAAYWDLVFAIRNSQISREAVELADVTLRNNLRQVEVGTLAPIEIVSARADLESRKDTAISALQQVTIAENALKALILGDPLADQWNAVIEPTEKVEFTAIDITLDDAIKSALQNRPEVEQIKLRQELKNVDLQFFRNQEKPQVDFVASYILSGLAGQTSSDSSSFAPQTAADQLRSSIYSFNQQLGQPTLINPITRQQQSVIPDRFVGGYGAALSNVFSFDFRSYNLGVNFSFSFRNRTAKANIGRTLAENRQLQAQERQTVQTIQAEVRNAVQAVLSARQRYEAARAARIAAKEQLEGEQKKYEAGISNNFFVLDRQTRFSNAQGQEIRALTDYNKSISELQRVTSTTLSVNNIQVTSNPDQDPNQPAGTTESPSRTND